In the Candidatus Electrothrix rattekaaiensis genome, one interval contains:
- a CDS encoding Uma2 family endonuclease, with amino-acid sequence MALPQQSYTEYSYADYISWDDQERWELINGEVWAMSPAPSRLHQAVSARLFYALYSYFKDKNCEVYAAPFDVRLPDTEKADDTEITTVVQPDISVICDRKKLDDRGCVGAPDLIVEILSPSTAAKDLKIKRVLYEQHGVKEYWLFHPTDTIAMLYSLMQDGQYGKARVLDRNDVLTSDRFDQLRIELASVFLEDSLKHKAE; translated from the coding sequence ATGGCATTACCGCAACAATCCTACACCGAATACAGTTATGCTGATTATATTTCCTGGGATGATCAGGAACGCTGGGAGCTGATCAACGGAGAAGTGTGGGCTATGTCCCCAGCCCCTTCGCGTCTTCATCAGGCTGTGTCAGCCAGACTTTTCTACGCTTTATACAGTTATTTTAAAGACAAGAACTGCGAGGTGTATGCAGCCCCCTTTGATGTGCGATTACCGGATACGGAAAAGGCCGATGACACAGAAATTACCACGGTTGTACAACCGGATATCTCGGTTATCTGTGACCGGAAAAAATTGGATGATCGCGGTTGTGTCGGCGCACCGGATCTGATTGTCGAAATCCTGTCGCCTTCTACAGCAGCCAAGGATTTGAAAATAAAAAGGGTGCTGTATGAACAACATGGCGTCAAAGAATACTGGCTGTTCCATCCCACGGATACAATCGCCATGCTCTACAGCTTGATGCAAGACGGCCAGTACGGCAAAGCACGGGTTTTAGATCGCAATGATGTTCTGACCTCGGACCGGTTCGATCAGCTTAGGATAGAATTGGCTTCCGTGTTTCTTGAGGATTCATTGAAGCACAAAGCAGAATAG
- a CDS encoding type II toxin-antitoxin system MqsA family antitoxin, which translates to MKCAICVGGTTAKGFTTVLLEKDETILVFKRVPSEICENCGEEYISSEVNRMLLRHAREELNRNVSLEMLTFSSRESMKSA; encoded by the coding sequence ATGAAATGCGCAATCTGTGTCGGCGGAACAACTGCAAAAGGTTTTACAACCGTGTTGCTGGAAAAAGACGAAACAATATTAGTCTTCAAACGTGTCCCCTCAGAGATTTGTGAGAACTGCGGAGAAGAGTATATTTCATCTGAAGTGAACAGAATGCTGCTCCGCCATGCCAGAGAGGAGCTGAACCGAAATGTCTCTCTTGAGATGCTGACTTTTTCTTCAAGAGAATCTATGAAATCAGCATGA
- a CDS encoding DUF2892 domain-containing protein, with protein sequence MIVTDWIHSIAGFFIIVGLALGFDCGGNPIFVHQYFLFLPLFVGLNLFQFGFTKFCPLGIILKKLGVPETRQGGGGCCGK encoded by the coding sequence ATGATAGTTACTGACTGGATTCACAGCATAGCAGGCTTTTTTATTATTGTCGGCCTAGCCTTGGGCTTTGATTGTGGTGGTAACCCGATCTTTGTTCACCAGTACTTTCTCTTTCTGCCCCTGTTTGTCGGCCTGAACCTGTTTCAGTTCGGTTTTACGAAATTCTGCCCGTTGGGGATCATCCTGAAAAAGCTGGGGGTTCCAGAAACCAGACAAGGCGGAGGAGGTTGTTGCGGGAAGTAA
- a CDS encoding addiction module protein, whose product MINESDIKRMPLNQKLRIMEMIWDDLSSNEDSVDSPSWHKDILQEREKGLETGEMTASSWEEAKERIKRNVT is encoded by the coding sequence ATGATCAATGAATCCGACATAAAAAGAATGCCGCTCAACCAGAAGCTCAGGATTATGGAAATGATCTGGGATGACCTGAGTAGCAACGAAGACTCTGTCGACTCACCCTCTTGGCACAAGGATATCCTGCAAGAAAGGGAAAAAGGGCTGGAGACCGGTGAAATGACGGCTTCCTCCTGGGAAGAGGCCAAAGAGAGAATCAAAAGGAATGTTACATGA
- a CDS encoding CoA-binding protein, producing the protein MTEIVAIIGATDKPDRYANKAMHALRKHGHEVVLVNPFKQEVEGQECLDSVADHDGSIDTVTLYVNPKRFQDHIDAVIKVQPKRVIMNPGTEDDGHQRTLEDAGIEVVRACTLVLLSTNQF; encoded by the coding sequence ATGACAGAGATCGTCGCTATAATCGGAGCAACAGATAAACCGGATCGCTATGCCAATAAAGCAATGCATGCCTTACGAAAACATGGGCACGAAGTGGTACTGGTGAATCCTTTTAAGCAAGAGGTTGAGGGGCAGGAATGCCTTGATTCGGTTGCCGACCACGATGGAAGCATTGACACGGTGACCCTCTATGTTAACCCAAAGCGGTTTCAGGATCATATTGATGCTGTGATCAAGGTACAGCCAAAACGGGTGATCATGAATCCGGGCACGGAAGATGATGGGCACCAGCGTACCCTGGAAGATGCTGGCATAGAGGTGGTTCGGGCCTGTACCTTGGTTCTGCTGTCCACGAATCAATTTTAA
- a CDS encoding addiction module protein, whose amino-acid sequence MINESDVKRMPLNQKLRIMEMIWDDLCQHSEAVESPDWHRKELEGTEIRRQDGFEEPMDWAEAKRTLLNRQIETEDVI is encoded by the coding sequence ATGATCAACGAATCCGACGTAAAAAGAATGCCGCTCAATCAGAAGCTCAGGATTATGGAGATGATCTGGGATGACCTCTGTCAGCATTCCGAGGCCGTTGAATCGCCCGACTGGCACCGGAAGGAACTGGAGGGAACTGAAATCCGTCGGCAGGATGGCTTTGAAGAACCTATGGATTGGGCTGAAGCAAAAAGAACATTGCTGAATAGGCAGATAGAAACGGAGGATGTAATATGA
- a CDS encoding Uma2 family endonuclease codes for MQAAEQELFLTEEKYLAVEREGEERHEWYRGECFAMAGGTRRHNILSSRIIAALVERLDDTPCTPYMADFRLSIEAHQHYVYPDIMVICNESSYIADDMANNAEIVLEVLSKGTESYDRGQKFLHYQSVPLLREYILVSQEAMQVEVYRRRENGRWEYQRLTRPAEILFFETVDCSISLDKLYRSIPL; via the coding sequence ATGCAGGCTGCTGAACAGGAACTGTTTCTTACCGAAGAAAAGTATCTGGCAGTGGAAAGGGAAGGTGAGGAAAGGCATGAATGGTACAGGGGAGAGTGTTTTGCTATGGCAGGAGGTACTCGCCGGCATAATATCTTGTCCAGCAGAATTATCGCGGCTTTAGTAGAGCGTCTTGACGATACGCCCTGCACACCGTACATGGCGGATTTCCGTCTGTCCATTGAGGCGCATCAGCATTATGTCTACCCCGATATTATGGTGATCTGCAATGAATCCTCCTATATTGCCGACGACATGGCGAACAACGCTGAAATTGTCCTTGAAGTGCTTTCCAAGGGAACGGAATCCTATGACAGGGGACAGAAATTTCTTCACTACCAGAGTGTCCCTCTGCTTCGCGAATATATCCTGGTCAGTCAGGAGGCCATGCAGGTTGAGGTTTATCGGCGACGTGAGAACGGAAGGTGGGAATATCAGCGGTTGACCCGGCCAGCCGAAATCCTGTTTTTTGAGACAGTCGATTGCTCAATATCCTTGGATAAACTCTATCGTTCCATCCCGTTGTGA
- a CDS encoding Xaa-Pro peptidase family protein, with protein MAKQRVKKIQKSLQRRKLDAVLITEPHNRHYLSGYTAADHGIQESSGVLLIPKKGKPWLLTDSRFSLQAEEEAQGFTVEVYRKGLFALLKKLLPALKVQRLGFESHYFLHSSVKKLEKITGKIKVELVPLLDLVERMRVIKTEEEIQLIKQSVLLNEQVFQVIHKTIVPGMTEIEIALALEQTMRKMGAEGPSFETIVAFGSNAAKPHAVPTNRVLQDGEIVLIDMGLVLDGYCSDMTRTVVVGKPKKKFLQRLRVVRKAQLAGIKALRAGAVCREVDQAARKVIVDAGYGDFFGHSLGHGVGLAVHEAPGLGPRNRKKLQAGMIVTIEPGIYLPEWGGIRLENMAVVREDGCELLNEDTTGLDL; from the coding sequence ATGGCCAAACAACGCGTAAAAAAAATTCAGAAGAGTTTGCAAAGACGCAAACTTGATGCCGTCCTTATCACGGAGCCGCATAATCGGCACTACCTGAGCGGCTACACCGCTGCTGACCACGGTATTCAGGAAAGCTCCGGGGTGTTGCTGATCCCGAAAAAAGGGAAGCCTTGGCTCCTGACGGACTCCCGGTTTTCCTTGCAGGCAGAGGAAGAAGCGCAAGGCTTTACAGTAGAGGTCTACCGCAAGGGCTTGTTTGCTCTACTCAAGAAACTGCTACCGGCCCTGAAGGTACAACGCCTTGGCTTTGAAAGCCATTATTTTCTCCATTCATCGGTGAAGAAGCTGGAGAAGATAACAGGAAAGATCAAGGTGGAACTGGTTCCGTTGCTTGATTTGGTGGAACGGATGCGGGTGATCAAGACCGAAGAAGAGATTCAGCTCATCAAGCAATCTGTCCTCTTAAACGAACAGGTATTTCAGGTCATCCATAAAACCATTGTTCCGGGTATGACTGAGATTGAAATAGCCTTGGCCTTAGAGCAGACCATGCGGAAGATGGGGGCCGAGGGACCAAGCTTTGAGACGATTGTTGCCTTTGGCAGCAATGCGGCAAAACCCCATGCCGTACCTACCAATCGAGTTTTGCAGGACGGCGAGATCGTTCTGATTGATATGGGCTTGGTCCTAGATGGATATTGTTCCGATATGACCCGTACTGTTGTTGTCGGTAAACCTAAGAAAAAATTTCTCCAACGCCTGCGGGTAGTGCGCAAGGCCCAGCTGGCCGGTATCAAGGCTCTCCGGGCCGGGGCAGTGTGTCGTGAAGTTGATCAGGCGGCCCGCAAGGTCATTGTGGATGCTGGATATGGTGATTTTTTCGGACACAGTCTGGGGCACGGAGTTGGGCTGGCTGTTCACGAAGCACCTGGATTAGGACCAAGGAACAGAAAAAAACTCCAGGCTGGCATGATCGTTACTATTGAACCTGGTATCTACCTCCCTGAATGGGGAGGAATCCGTTTGGAAAACATGGCCGTTGTCCGGGAGGACGGTTGCGAGTTGCTCAACGAAGACACCACCGGGTTGGATCTCTAA
- a CDS encoding type II toxin-antitoxin system RelE/ParE family toxin produces the protein MRVTLLDAAEKDLESGYRFYEKQSQGLGMYFLDALYSDIDSLAYFGGVHRRVYGYHRLFSKRFPFAEYYRLTDDEVLVTAVLDCRRNPSWIRKKLTGQH, from the coding sequence ATGAGAGTAACTCTTCTTGATGCTGCTGAAAAAGACCTTGAATCAGGGTATCGTTTTTATGAAAAGCAATCCCAAGGTCTCGGGATGTATTTCCTTGATGCACTGTATTCCGATATAGACTCGCTGGCCTATTTCGGTGGTGTTCATCGGAGAGTTTACGGCTATCATCGGCTTTTCTCTAAACGATTTCCCTTTGCTGAATATTATCGTCTCACTGACGATGAGGTACTGGTAACAGCAGTGCTTGACTGCCGGAGGAATCCAAGCTGGATAAGAAAGAAACTTACAGGGCAACATTAA
- a CDS encoding transposase, with protein MEQKIRSILSGTEGLKAVRRNALIHIFTLFVALPSRVNFLAMARHGHFSERTYRNHFEKKFDFFDFNKQLVKQFCSPHRIIAGDCSFIPKAGKSTPHLGKFWSGCASKALPGLEISSLAVIDVDTNRAFHLECEQTPGTLPDNESRIDFYVDQVVRHAKDLKELADYFVYDGAAAKKKFADGIVEHTGLHLVSKLRRDANLRYLYTGPRRPGPGKPKQYDGKIQWKNLELNRFDICYEDDEIIIHTAIVNSVSLKRNIRIAYISRKGSDSYAVLFSTDINLDGLLIYKYYKARFQIEFLFRDAKQYTGLTHCQARSENKLYFHFNCSLTSVSLAKADFFDKVENQGAPFSMRNITDYYSTKLFLDRILSKLDIELSSEKFSFDYEELLNTAGALA; from the coding sequence ATGGAGCAAAAAATCAGAAGTATTTTAAGCGGTACAGAGGGCCTCAAGGCCGTCAGGAGAAACGCCCTGATCCATATTTTCACCCTCTTTGTCGCTTTACCAAGCCGTGTCAATTTTCTCGCCATGGCCCGCCACGGTCATTTTTCTGAAAGAACATATCGAAATCATTTCGAGAAAAAATTTGATTTTTTCGATTTCAACAAACAACTTGTGAAGCAGTTCTGTTCTCCTCATCGAATTATCGCAGGAGACTGCTCTTTCATCCCCAAAGCCGGTAAAAGTACTCCTCATCTTGGCAAATTCTGGAGCGGATGTGCTTCCAAGGCACTACCGGGGCTTGAAATTAGCTCTCTGGCGGTTATTGATGTTGACACGAACAGGGCTTTTCATCTCGAATGCGAACAGACTCCAGGGACTCTTCCTGACAACGAAAGTCGAATTGATTTCTATGTCGATCAAGTGGTCAGGCATGCCAAAGATCTCAAAGAACTCGCCGATTACTTTGTCTACGACGGAGCTGCCGCAAAGAAAAAGTTTGCCGACGGCATCGTTGAACACACCGGATTGCATCTCGTTAGTAAACTTCGCCGAGATGCGAACTTGCGTTATTTATACACTGGCCCGAGGAGGCCGGGGCCAGGCAAGCCGAAGCAATATGATGGCAAAATCCAGTGGAAGAATCTTGAACTCAACCGCTTTGACATTTGCTATGAAGATGATGAAATTATTATACATACAGCTATCGTTAATAGTGTGTCGCTGAAGCGTAACATCCGTATTGCTTATATCAGCAGAAAAGGCTCCGATAGTTATGCCGTTCTTTTTTCAACCGATATAAACCTAGACGGATTGCTGATTTATAAATATTACAAGGCCCGCTTTCAGATAGAATTTCTCTTTCGGGACGCGAAGCAATATACCGGGCTCACACACTGTCAGGCGCGAAGTGAAAATAAGCTGTATTTTCACTTCAACTGCTCATTGACCTCCGTATCACTTGCAAAAGCCGACTTCTTCGACAAAGTTGAAAATCAGGGGGCACCTTTTTCGATGAGAAATATAACCGATTATTATTCCACCAAATTATTTCTTGATCGGATTTTGTCCAAGTTAGATATTGAGCTGAGTTCAGAAAAATTCAGCTTCGATTATGAAGAATTGCTGAATACCGCAGGTGCGCTTGCATAA
- a CDS encoding multiheme c-type cytochrome: protein MKHLSLLLLSCSVLCCSTVGYSHELPEGAVPLAKSKECAPCHPTIYKEWQESFHAKSSTFKDPAHGAVHQAFLKAMEEKGKKGNYHCANCHTPMADNIKELMTGTAEPDNSNWTHTEGTGCTFCHRVESIIEKEMFNQYRLNKDGAFHTSRPTKENLPHKTGQSDLFAEGKSCMGCHSHKLNGKKVPICMMKDEAQGNCLECHMPEVEGRATVGTQGKTHRSHKMPGGHDIEMLKKAATLDAKITSEGEERSLVVTVKNMIKHTFPSTNPMRIAFVKVVAKDKDGKKVWENFKESPLEDKQALFFKAFKAGEKVGVPSWAAEAVAFDTRLKAEEIREIIYPLADPAISQVDVMLIYRLFPPKAMKGFGIPEDGVNEKAYPVAKKSLTL, encoded by the coding sequence ATGAAGCATCTTTCCCTGTTGCTGCTCTCTTGCTCTGTGCTCTGCTGTTCGACTGTCGGATACAGCCATGAGCTCCCTGAAGGTGCTGTCCCTTTGGCAAAATCTAAAGAATGCGCTCCCTGCCATCCCACCATCTATAAGGAATGGCAGGAGTCATTTCACGCCAAATCATCAACCTTCAAAGATCCGGCCCACGGGGCGGTTCATCAGGCCTTTCTCAAGGCCATGGAAGAAAAAGGCAAAAAAGGTAATTATCATTGTGCCAACTGCCATACTCCTATGGCGGATAATATCAAGGAGCTGATGACCGGTACAGCGGAGCCGGACAACTCAAATTGGACTCACACCGAGGGCACGGGCTGTACCTTCTGCCATCGTGTTGAATCCATTATCGAGAAAGAGATGTTCAATCAGTATCGGCTCAATAAGGACGGTGCCTTTCATACCAGCAGGCCCACCAAAGAAAACCTTCCCCATAAAACAGGGCAATCGGATTTATTTGCAGAGGGTAAAAGCTGTATGGGTTGTCACAGCCATAAGCTGAACGGAAAAAAGGTGCCGATCTGTATGATGAAGGACGAGGCGCAGGGGAATTGCCTTGAATGCCATATGCCTGAAGTCGAAGGCAGAGCTACCGTAGGTACCCAAGGCAAGACCCATCGTTCGCATAAAATGCCTGGCGGCCATGATATAGAAATGCTAAAAAAAGCAGCAACCCTTGATGCGAAAATCACCTCTGAAGGCGAAGAGCGCAGCCTTGTGGTGACCGTAAAAAATATGATCAAGCATACCTTTCCTTCAACCAATCCCATGCGCATAGCCTTTGTTAAGGTGGTTGCCAAGGATAAGGACGGTAAAAAGGTTTGGGAGAACTTTAAAGAAAGTCCACTGGAAGATAAGCAGGCCCTGTTTTTTAAGGCGTTTAAAGCTGGAGAAAAAGTCGGAGTACCGTCCTGGGCTGCAGAGGCTGTTGCCTTTGATACACGACTCAAGGCCGAAGAGATACGAGAGATCATCTATCCGCTTGCAGACCCAGCAATCAGCCAAGTGGATGTGATGCTGATCTACCGCCTGTTCCCGCCCAAGGCAATGAAGGGCTTTGGGATTCCTGAAGACGGGGTGAATGAGAAAGCCTACCCGGTGGCCAAGAAGAGCCTGACCCTGTAA
- the rnhA gene encoding ribonuclease HI, with translation MKKVTIYTDGGCQGNPGSGGYGAVLLYGEHRKELSGGYKLTTNNRMELLACIVALETLKEKYDVTVYSDSKYVVESFEKGWAKRWRITGWKRNKKDKAENPDLWGRLLDISEEHELKFSWVKGHAGNSENERCDTLAAEAAKQDNLPQDKKYEEAVNLKEQNLTYSLF, from the coding sequence GTGAAAAAAGTAACAATTTATACTGATGGCGGCTGCCAAGGTAATCCCGGTTCCGGAGGATACGGTGCTGTTCTTTTATACGGGGAGCATCGCAAAGAATTATCCGGCGGTTACAAATTAACGACAAACAACAGAATGGAGCTGTTAGCCTGTATCGTGGCTTTGGAAACCCTGAAAGAAAAATACGACGTAACTGTTTACAGCGATTCAAAATATGTTGTGGAAAGTTTTGAAAAGGGTTGGGCAAAAAGATGGAGAATAACCGGTTGGAAAAGAAACAAAAAGGATAAAGCTGAAAACCCTGACCTCTGGGGGAGACTTCTTGATATCTCCGAAGAACATGAGCTGAAATTTAGTTGGGTGAAAGGACATGCGGGAAACAGTGAAAATGAAAGATGTGATACGCTGGCTGCTGAAGCGGCAAAGCAGGATAATCTTCCGCAAGACAAAAAGTATGAAGAAGCAGTAAATTTGAAGGAGCAAAATCTCACTTATTCTTTGTTTTGA
- a CDS encoding addiction module protein yields the protein MRSETIRQEAIRLGLAEKLLLVADLWDSIALDNKEVPLPDWQKRELNKRYEEYTTGQQNLHDWHTVHEGLRNKYK from the coding sequence ATGAGATCGGAAACAATCAGACAGGAAGCAATTCGATTGGGACTTGCCGAGAAACTGCTCTTAGTTGCGGACCTATGGGACTCCATAGCGTTGGATAATAAGGAAGTCCCTTTACCGGATTGGCAGAAAAGGGAATTGAACAAAAGGTACGAGGAATACACAACGGGACAACAGAATCTTCATGACTGGCATACTGTTCATGAAGGCTTGAGGAATAAATACAAATGA
- a CDS encoding DUF1566 domain-containing protein has protein sequence MPEKYAILIASSEYSTESGLTRLRCPENDVDALDAILSSPDFGNFTETFVFRNASSDKIRPALNSVLVNAEKDDLILIYFSGHGKLNRLGHLCLATANTDCKALEATSVRAATIKSYFDLSYSRKKILLLDCCFSGAAGEEFAPTKGGIDGELRSISQGEGTFIMTASSSVQTAVEKEGDQYGLFTKHLVQGIRSGEADKNEDGFVDMQELYDYVHAKVREEGAQEPMQWGQDVKGKLIISRSGKESKKKRLQKIRQRLYGLGAQDALPDHLITEAMRILAAEDLTEGEQEQSSLLEQLVAEKIRPADFIVQWMRIAFAGRDEPDKLAEKVAGQQVKSTGTSVVGKGTSGDKDTPSSTKNLWNWLLHDVFADLLSRFVFAGFIVVIGWWSLKQWESRPETQQIASSPIMLQPLPKVEKMPQKDRTIGQYIDHGDGTITDTKTGLMWKRCAEGLSGDNCEDGKVESYQWNDAMQRFKDVEYAGYADWRLPTINELKTLVYCSKGKEKYDDYCKDGYETPTINQQAFPNTEATWFWSGSPSTVNSDGAWYVRFNFGVSSADSRNYHYAVRLVRDGQ, from the coding sequence ATGCCTGAAAAGTACGCCATCCTCATTGCGAGCAGCGAGTATTCAACGGAATCCGGTTTGACCCGGTTGCGCTGCCCGGAAAATGATGTTGATGCCCTGGATGCGATTTTATCCTCGCCTGATTTCGGTAATTTTACCGAGACCTTTGTGTTCAGGAATGCGTCGAGTGATAAAATTCGACCTGCGCTGAACAGCGTCTTGGTCAACGCGGAAAAGGATGATCTAATCCTGATCTATTTTTCCGGCCACGGCAAACTGAACCGGCTGGGCCATCTCTGTCTTGCAACAGCCAATACCGACTGCAAGGCTCTTGAAGCCACGTCCGTTCGGGCCGCGACCATCAAGTCGTATTTTGATCTCTCCTATTCACGCAAGAAGATCCTGCTCCTGGACTGCTGTTTCAGCGGCGCGGCAGGAGAGGAGTTTGCCCCGACCAAGGGCGGCATTGACGGGGAATTGCGGAGCATATCCCAAGGAGAGGGCACCTTTATCATGACTGCTTCGTCTTCCGTGCAGACGGCAGTGGAAAAGGAGGGGGATCAGTACGGCCTGTTCACCAAGCATCTTGTCCAGGGGATTCGCTCCGGGGAGGCGGACAAGAATGAAGACGGCTTTGTGGACATGCAGGAGTTATACGACTATGTCCATGCAAAGGTGCGGGAGGAAGGGGCGCAGGAACCCATGCAATGGGGGCAGGATGTCAAGGGGAAGCTGATTATTTCGCGGAGCGGGAAAGAATCAAAGAAAAAGCGGCTGCAAAAAATCAGACAGAGGCTGTACGGACTTGGTGCCCAGGACGCGCTGCCTGATCATCTTATTACGGAAGCGATGCGGATTCTGGCGGCAGAGGATCTGACCGAAGGAGAGCAGGAACAGTCTTCTCTGCTTGAACAGCTTGTTGCCGAGAAAATTCGCCCGGCTGATTTCATTGTCCAATGGATGCGGATAGCTTTTGCCGGGAGGGATGAACCCGATAAGCTGGCAGAGAAAGTTGCCGGGCAGCAGGTGAAATCTACGGGTACATCGGTTGTCGGAAAAGGTACATCGGGCGATAAGGACACGCCAAGCAGCACAAAGAATTTATGGAACTGGTTGCTTCACGATGTTTTTGCCGACCTGCTCTCGCGTTTTGTTTTTGCAGGCTTTATTGTTGTAATTGGGTGGTGGAGTTTGAAACAATGGGAGTCTCGCCCGGAGACTCAGCAAATTGCTTCGTCACCGATAATGTTACAGCCCCTGCCTAAAGTTGAAAAAATGCCGCAGAAGGACAGAACAATCGGGCAATATATTGATCACGGCGACGGTACGATAACGGACACGAAAACCGGTTTGATGTGGAAACGCTGTGCAGAAGGTTTGTCCGGTGATAACTGCGAAGATGGCAAGGTAGAAAGCTATCAATGGAATGATGCGATGCAGCGTTTCAAGGATGTTGAATATGCAGGCTATGCTGATTGGCGGCTGCCAACCATTAATGAACTGAAAACCTTGGTATATTGCAGCAAGGGGAAAGAAAAATATGACGACTACTGCAAGGATGGTTATGAAACACCGACGATCAATCAGCAGGCTTTTCCGAATACTGAGGCAACGTGGTTCTGGTCCGGTTCGCCGAGTACCGTCAACTCGGATGGCGCATGGTACGTCCGTTTTAACTTCGGCGTTTCCAGCGCCGACAGCCGCAACTACCACTATGCGGTGCGGCTGGTGCGCGACGGACAGTGA
- a CDS encoding putative toxin-antitoxin system toxin component, PIN family, which translates to MKNKPRFVIDTNVLLVSISKKSQYHWIFQGLLSEKFEIAFTTEILTEYEEIISLKYSPAVARNVIRTLLLLPNAVRTVVYYNWELIQHDKDDNKFVDCAVATNADAIITQDKHFAVLKDTPFPSIIVMNIFKLELFLKERNIQKSTE; encoded by the coding sequence ATGAAGAATAAACCAAGGTTTGTCATCGACACAAATGTGCTGCTGGTTTCGATTTCCAAGAAATCTCAGTACCACTGGATATTTCAAGGATTGCTCAGTGAGAAATTTGAAATTGCCTTTACAACAGAAATTTTGACAGAATATGAGGAGATTATTTCACTCAAGTATTCTCCGGCAGTAGCCCGGAACGTTATCCGAACACTTTTGCTGCTTCCGAATGCCGTCCGTACTGTTGTTTACTATAATTGGGAGCTGATACAGCATGACAAGGACGATAATAAATTTGTAGACTGTGCTGTTGCGACCAATGCTGACGCTATTATTACCCAAGACAAACATTTTGCTGTCCTTAAAGATACTCCCTTTCCCTCTATAATAGTTATGAATATTTTTAAATTGGAACTTTTTTTGAAAGAACGGAATATACAAAAATCGACTGAATGA
- a CDS encoding outer membrane lipoprotein-sorting protein: MKKTILTACSLFALLVTTPVMAEGVNVEEVVSKANLAAYYAGDDGKAEVNMTITDSQGRERTREFIILRKDKEDGKAQFFYVYFKKPSDVSKMVFMVHKHVDKDDDRWMYLPALDLVKRIAASDKRTSFVGSNFLYEDVSGRNLSEDKHELVESNDTHYVIKNTPVKPDDVEFSSYTVQIAKKTFLPVKAVYLNKNGKEYRIVEATKVEDVDGIPTVTESKVTDLEAGSHTVSTFSNVKYNIGLKEDIFTERYLRRPPREARR, translated from the coding sequence ATGAAGAAAACAATACTAACCGCATGCAGTCTGTTTGCCCTGCTAGTCACCACCCCAGTCATGGCAGAAGGTGTAAACGTGGAAGAAGTAGTGAGCAAGGCCAATCTGGCAGCCTATTACGCCGGTGATGACGGCAAGGCTGAAGTTAACATGACCATCACGGACAGCCAGGGCCGGGAGCGAACCCGCGAGTTCATCATTCTGCGGAAAGACAAGGAAGACGGCAAGGCGCAGTTCTTTTATGTCTATTTTAAGAAACCATCGGATGTCAGCAAGATGGTCTTTATGGTCCATAAGCATGTGGACAAGGACGATGATCGTTGGATGTATCTGCCTGCCCTGGATCTGGTCAAGCGCATTGCCGCTTCGGACAAGCGAACTTCCTTTGTGGGCAGTAATTTCCTGTACGAGGATGTCTCTGGCCGGAACCTGTCCGAGGATAAGCATGAACTGGTGGAGAGTAATGACACCCATTACGTGATCAAGAATACCCCGGTCAAGCCAGATGATGTGGAGTTCTCTTCCTACACCGTGCAGATCGCCAAGAAGACCTTTCTGCCGGTCAAGGCAGTGTATCTGAACAAGAACGGCAAGGAGTATCGCATTGTTGAGGCCACCAAAGTAGAGGACGTTGACGGTATTCCAACCGTGACCGAATCCAAGGTAACAGACCTGGAAGCAGGAAGCCATACCGTGTCCACGTTCAGCAATGTAAAATATAATATTGGTCTCAAGGAAGACATCTTCACAGAGCGCTATCTGCGCCGTCCGCCACGCGAGGCCCGTCGATAG